In Mycobacterium sp. 050128, one genomic interval encodes:
- the moeA gene encoding molybdopterin molybdotransferase MoeA: protein MRSVEEHQRVVAAMISARPAVPVPLTEAQGLVLADDVVAELALPVFDNSAMDGYAVRAEETEGATPDRPVVLPVAEDIPAGRTDPLTLQPGTAHRIMTGAPMPAGATGVVPVENTDGGVDSVAIRAHSEPGKHIRRAGEDVAPGTTVLRKGQVVTPAVLGLAAALGLPGLPVIPRQRVLVISTGTELVTPGTPLRPGQIYESNSIMLAGAVREAGADVIAVATAQDDVAQFSSILDRHAGEADLIITSGGVSAGAYEVVKDAFGPHGVQRGEGVEFVKVAMQPGMPQGIGRVAGTTIVTLPGNPVSALVSFEVFIRPALRTAMGLPDPHRPHRPAVLAESLTSPKGKRQFRRAILDTANGSVLSYGPPASHHLRWLASANGLLDIPEDVVEVPAGTELQVWDLT from the coding sequence GTGCGGTCAGTCGAGGAACATCAGCGCGTCGTAGCTGCCATGATCAGCGCCCGCCCCGCCGTGCCGGTGCCACTGACGGAGGCGCAGGGCCTGGTTCTGGCGGATGACGTGGTTGCCGAGCTGGCGCTGCCGGTTTTCGACAACTCCGCGATGGACGGATACGCGGTACGCGCCGAGGAGACCGAGGGCGCCACACCCGACCGGCCGGTCGTCTTGCCGGTCGCCGAGGACATTCCCGCCGGGCGCACCGACCCGTTGACGCTGCAACCCGGAACCGCGCACCGGATCATGACCGGCGCGCCGATGCCGGCGGGGGCGACGGGCGTTGTGCCGGTGGAGAACACCGACGGCGGCGTGGACTCGGTGGCGATCCGCGCCCATTCGGAGCCCGGCAAGCACATCCGCCGGGCGGGCGAAGACGTGGCGCCGGGCACCACCGTGCTGCGCAAGGGTCAGGTCGTCACGCCGGCGGTGCTGGGCCTGGCCGCGGCGCTGGGATTGCCGGGGCTGCCGGTGATCCCGCGGCAGCGCGTGCTGGTGATCTCGACCGGGACGGAGCTGGTGACGCCGGGCACCCCGCTGCGGCCCGGACAGATCTACGAGTCCAACTCGATCATGCTGGCCGGGGCCGTGCGTGAGGCAGGCGCGGACGTGATCGCCGTCGCGACCGCGCAAGACGATGTCGCGCAGTTCAGCTCGATCCTGGATCGGCATGCGGGCGAGGCCGACCTGATCATCACCAGCGGCGGAGTCAGCGCCGGCGCCTATGAGGTCGTCAAGGACGCGTTCGGGCCCCACGGCGTCCAGCGCGGCGAAGGGGTGGAATTCGTCAAGGTGGCAATGCAACCCGGGATGCCGCAGGGCATCGGCCGGGTGGCCGGCACCACGATCGTCACCCTGCCCGGCAACCCGGTCAGCGCGCTGGTGTCCTTCGAGGTGTTCATCCGTCCCGCGCTGCGCACCGCGATGGGCCTGCCGGATCCGCACCGCCCGCACCGGCCCGCGGTGCTTGCCGAGTCGCTGACCTCGCCGAAAGGCAAACGCCAATTCCGGCGCGCGATTCTCGACACCGCCAACGGCAGCGTGCTCAGCTACGGCCCGCCGGCCTCGCACCATCTGCGGTGGCTGGCTTCCGCGAACGGCCTGCTGGACATCCCCGAGGATGTCGTGGAGGTGCCCGCCGGAACCGAGCTGCAGGTGTGGGATCTGACCTGA
- a CDS encoding VOC family protein, whose amino-acid sequence MITGMAHTGVCVPDCEAAVAFYRDVLGLRVLSPPYVMAGNAIRDDMGELVSDPTMKAAIVGFGDGSDRVLEVIEYLNVDGGPPDGRRGAGRALTDHGLSHVGLVCEDLEATRAELEGKGVRFLVSGIADVARVRTTWFVDPWGVVFILVEKSRPERPYFAQFGA is encoded by the coding sequence GTGATTACCGGGATGGCCCACACCGGGGTGTGCGTACCGGATTGTGAGGCCGCGGTGGCCTTTTACCGTGACGTGTTGGGCCTGCGTGTGCTGTCGCCACCGTACGTGATGGCCGGTAACGCCATTCGCGACGACATGGGTGAGCTGGTGTCCGATCCGACCATGAAAGCCGCCATCGTCGGCTTCGGCGACGGCAGCGATCGCGTCCTCGAGGTGATCGAGTACCTCAACGTCGACGGTGGCCCTCCTGACGGCCGGCGTGGCGCCGGCAGGGCACTCACCGACCACGGGCTCTCGCACGTCGGGCTGGTCTGTGAGGACCTCGAGGCCACCCGCGCCGAACTCGAGGGCAAGGGAGTCCGGTTCCTGGTGAGCGGAATCGCCGATGTCGCGCGAGTGCGCACCACCTGGTTCGTCGATCCGTGGGGCGTGGTGTTCATCCTGGTGGAGAAGAGCCGGCCCGAGCGACCCTACTTCGCGCAATTCGGGGCGTGA
- a CDS encoding flavin-containing monooxygenase: MNVAVIGAGAGGIAMGIQLAEGGYDFTIFDRADGFGGTWRHNTFPGAACDVPSHLYSYSFALNPRWSKTYANQPEILAYLERVAAEHGLGPHLRPHTSITTARWSQRRRRWTLVTGDGDQHEFDAVVSAVGMLDVPHIPDIPGAQRFRGRRFHSARWDHSKSTAGERVASIGTGASAIQYVPAIAPKTAHLTVFQRTPIWISPRLDFPFTPEQHAEFERDPAAVQKLRDEAFDAYEASSFDVDATQTREATELARSYLMRKVADPELRAKLTPDYPVGCKRPLMSREWYPTFGLPNVSLETSAIAEITERGVRTADGVEHRVDTIIYGTGFKAADYLASIDVYGSGGRVLRDDWSDGAEAYLGTLIAGYPNFFTLYGPNTNGVNSIIYIHEAQTTFIRQMLDVMGGRGARTIEVTEEAQRRYNDEIQAAMEGKVWLACTNYFRHPSGKVVTQLPYSGRTFFERTRTLVDEDYELRA; encoded by the coding sequence ATGAATGTCGCGGTCATCGGCGCGGGCGCCGGTGGCATCGCGATGGGAATCCAGCTCGCCGAGGGCGGCTACGACTTCACCATCTTCGACCGCGCCGACGGATTCGGAGGTACCTGGCGGCACAACACTTTTCCGGGTGCGGCCTGCGATGTGCCGTCGCATCTGTACTCCTACTCGTTCGCGCTGAACCCGCGATGGAGCAAGACCTACGCGAACCAGCCCGAGATCCTGGCCTACCTGGAACGGGTGGCCGCCGAGCACGGGCTGGGACCGCACCTGCGGCCCCACACCTCGATCACCACCGCGCGGTGGTCGCAGCGCCGCCGACGGTGGACGCTCGTCACCGGCGACGGCGATCAGCACGAGTTCGACGCCGTGGTCAGCGCTGTCGGAATGCTCGACGTGCCCCACATCCCGGATATCCCTGGGGCGCAGCGGTTTCGGGGCAGGCGATTCCACTCCGCGCGGTGGGATCACAGCAAGTCGACGGCAGGTGAGCGGGTCGCGTCCATCGGCACGGGCGCCAGCGCGATCCAGTACGTCCCGGCGATCGCCCCGAAAACCGCACATCTCACCGTGTTTCAACGAACACCGATCTGGATCTCTCCCCGATTGGATTTTCCGTTCACACCGGAACAACACGCAGAGTTCGAACGCGATCCGGCGGCCGTGCAGAAGCTGCGCGACGAGGCATTCGACGCCTACGAGGCTTCCAGCTTCGACGTCGACGCCACGCAAACCCGCGAGGCGACCGAGCTGGCCCGCAGCTACCTGATGCGCAAGGTCGCCGATCCCGAGCTGCGCGCCAAGCTGACGCCGGACTACCCGGTGGGCTGCAAGCGGCCGTTGATGTCGCGCGAGTGGTACCCGACGTTCGGATTGCCGAACGTCAGCCTGGAAACCAGCGCGATCGCCGAGATCACCGAACGCGGGGTGCGCACCGCCGACGGCGTCGAGCACCGCGTCGACACCATCATCTACGGCACCGGCTTCAAAGCCGCGGACTATCTCGCCAGCATCGACGTGTACGGCAGCGGCGGCCGGGTGCTGCGCGACGACTGGAGTGACGGCGCCGAAGCCTACCTTGGCACGTTGATCGCCGGATACCCGAACTTCTTTACGCTCTACGGCCCCAACACGAATGGCGTCAACTCGATCATCTACATCCACGAGGCGCAGACGACCTTCATCCGGCAGATGCTCGACGTGATGGGTGGTCGCGGGGCGCGCACCATCGAGGTCACCGAGGAAGCGCAGCGCCGCTACAACGACGAGATCCAGGCCGCGATGGAGGGCAAGGTCTGGCTGGCCTGCACCAACTACTTTCGCCATCCCAGCGGCAAGGTCGTCACCCAGCTGCCCTACAGCGGGCGGACCTTCTTCGAACGCACCCGCACGCTGGTGGACGAGGACTACGAGCTGCGCGCGTAG